The sequence below is a genomic window from Bosea sp. F3-2.
TCCGCCTGGATTCCGATCGCCGCGAGATATTGCTGGACGATCTCGGCGGTGTCCTTGTGCATGCCGAACTGAGCCGTGGCGAGCAGCGTCGTCTGGAAGCCGCTGGCGAAGCCGGCCTCGGCCAGCAAGGCCTTGGCGCGCGCCGGATCGTAGTTCCAGCCATGCGCCAGCTCCTTGTCGTACCAGGGCGTCCCCTCGACGATCGGCACCCCTTCGAGCGGCTTGCCGCGGCCGAAGAAGGCGACCTTGACGATGTCCTCGCGCTTCACCGCATGGGCGACGGCCCGGCGCACGCGCGGATCGTTGAAGGGCGGCTTCGTGCCGTTGAACAGCACATCCATGAAAGGCCCTTCCTGGGTGTCGAGCCTGAGCCGTGGATCGGACTCCACCGCCGCCATCGACTGCCACGGGACGTATTCGATCATGTCGACATCGCCCGACATCAACGCCGCGTTGCGCAGGTTCTCGTCGGCGTAGACGACGAAATTGATGCCTTTGAGCTTCGGGATGCCCGGCTTGTAGAACTTGTCGAAGGCGGCGAGCTCGAGCGAGGTGCCGCGCTCCTGTCCGACGAGACGGAAGGGACCGGCGCCGATCGGCTCGTTCGGGTTCGACTTCCGCCAGATGATGAAGGTGTTGTAGTTGGCGAACCAGCTCGGCAGCGTCGCCTGCGGCCCCTTGGTGACGAAGCGCACGGTCTGCGGATCCGGAATCTCGACCCGCTCCACCAGCTGGAACTGCGCCCGCATGTAGGCGGTCGATTTCTCGCCGGCGATCTGCTCGATCGACCACTTTACGTCATCGGCGGTGACCGGTTCGCCATTGTGGAAGACGCAGCCCTTCCGCAGTTTGAAAACCCAGGCACCTTCCGCGTCACGTGACCAGGATTCGGCCAGCTCGCCGCGCAGCTCGCCCTTGGGATCATAAGCGACGAGGCTGCGGTGGATCAGCATCTTCACCGTGCCCGCCGAGGCACCGGTTGAAACCCATGGCTGCAGATTGGGCGGGAAGGCGGAGAGGCCGTAGCGGATGATGCCGGATGAGCGCTGAGCGCGTGCGGGACGGCTCAGGAAGGGCGACGTCAGGAGCGGAGCGGCAAGACCAGCACCAAGGACGGAACGGCGAGAAACGGTCATCGGCTGATCCTCTGCTGCTATGTCCAATGGTCCGCCGGACTATCCCAGCTCGTGGCCAGGAAAGGGGACGCGTGGCGGAACGGGACGGGTACGAGCAATTGCCGCGCCAGCGTACCCGGCATGCCGGACGGGCCCGAGCTCTCGGTCTGAAATCCGGTTCTGCAGCATCATGAGAGGCAGCACGGTCATCAGGTTCCCCGGCGCGGCTTCGGCGTTGAATCGCAACGAGGCACGCTCTTGATGCACCATGTATACGTGGCGGATTTTTTGTTGTCTACTACCGACCTGCCCTATACCGCGCATGAAGGGGGCGCCGCCGATGACGATGATCGAGCCAGAAGAAGCGGCTGCCTCGCGCAGCAAGCCGACCCGCGAGCGGGTCTACCTCTATGTGCGGGAGCAGATCCTGCGCGGCCGCTTCCCTGGCGGCTCCTTTGTCGAGGAAGAGGAGATTTCCTCGGCGCTCGGTGTTTCGCGCACGCCGGTCCGCGAAGCCTTCCATCGTCTCGAAGCCGAGAGATTCATCGACTTGCTCCCGCGCCGCGGCGCCCTCGTCCGGCAGGTGACGGCCCAGGAACTGCTCGATCTCTACGAAGCCCGGCGCATGATCGAGGGGCACGCGATCAGCCGCATCTGCCGGGAGGAAATTCCACTGCCTGCCGACATGCAGGCGATTCTCGACGAACTCGAACGCATGCCGCAGGACGACTATTTCAACCGGGTCGAGCTGAACCGCCAGTTCCACTTCGTCATGGTCGCTGCCGTCGGAAATATCGTGCTCTCTGAACTCTACCAGTCGCTCGGCGCGCGCCAGCAACGCGTCGCGATGACCGCGATCCATACCGACCCAACCCGCATCGCGCGCATCAGCAAGGAGCATCATGCCCTGATCGCAGCGCTCACCGAATGGGACGAGGAGAAGGCCCTCGCCATTCTGGAGCAGCATCTGCGTCCGATCGTCGGCGTGGTCTCGCGCCTGCCGGATTGAGCCGGACCTTCCGGCGCCCCACCTCCGGACCGAGATTGGACAGCGGGAATCGCCCGGAATCTTCCGCGACGGGGCGGCTCGACGCAAAGTCGACGCGTTTCCGAACTGAGCGATCTTCGACCGCCCAATCGCGCATCTGGAGCACGGCGGGCTGCCCGTTGCCGCAGCCCCCGGCACAGAATCTCGACAATCTACCATCTCTGGGCGCAGCGGAGACGCCTCGACCCAACCGTTCGTTCAAAGGCGACGACGGCGCATCCGCGCGCAAGAACGCATCTGCCTGCTTGACGCTCGGCGCGCAGCGTTCCTATGATCCAAATAAGAAAACATCTGATCCATATATTGGACCAATCGATGAGCATGAACTTGAACGGGATCCTTCCCGTGCTGCCAACCCCCTTTTCGGCCGCCGGGACCATCGATCCGGGCGCGATGGCGAGGATCACCGCCTTCGCGCTCGATGTCGGAGCGACGGGCGTGGTCTTTCCGGGTTTCGCCAGCGAGGTCGACAACCTGACGGCCGAGGAGCGCGAGACCTTGCTGCGCGAGGTCGTGCGGGTCGTCGCGGGCCGTATCCCGGTCGTCGCGGGCGCAAGCGCCCCTTCGGCCGAGGAGGCGGCCGGCCATGCACGCCGGGCTCGCGCACTCGGAATCGCGCATGTGATGATCCAGGCGCCGAAGTCCGTCGGCGTCGACAAGGCGGCCGTGGCAGCGTTCTACCGAGAGATCGCGGAAGCGGTGCCGGGAATCGAGATCGTCCTGCAGAACGCCCCCGCTCCGCGCGGCTCTGATCTGAAGCCCGATGTGCTTCTGGAGATCATCAGCGGCAATTCGGCCATCACCTATCTCAAGGAAGAGACAATCCCCGCCGGCCCAGCGATCTCCGCGATCCTTGCGGATAAGCCAGCCCACCTCAAAGGCGTGATAGGCGGCGGCGGCGCGCGCTACATCATCGACGAATATGTCCGCGGTGCCTGCGGCGCGATGCCCGCAGCCGAGTTCACCGATGTCCATGTGGCGCTCGATCGCGCCTTCCGCAGCGGAGCGGTCGAAGCGGCGCGCGACCTCTACACGCGCACCCTGCCGCTCCTGCTGATCCAGGCCAATCTGCGCATGGCCTTCACCAAATACGTGCTGACCCGGCGGGGCATCCTGACGAACCACATCTGCCGCGCGCCGCTCCCCGCCTTCGACGCGGTCGACCGCTCCGAGATCGATGCCTGGCTCGGACGGGTCGCGGACCTGCTGGTGCCCGCCGCCTCGCTTCAGGCCGCGGAATAGCGCCATGGCGGAGCGTGTCGCCAAGGTCGAGGTCTATACGCTGACGATCCCGCGCGAGACCGTCTATCTCGGCGACCCGCGCCCGGGCGAGAGCGTCAACGAAAAGGGTTACATCGTCCGCAAGGGCAATCGCACCGTCTACCCGACCATGGACCGCACGGTGGTGGTCAGGCTGGAGACGAGCGGCGGCCTCGTCGGCTGGGGCGAGACCTACGGCATCGTCGCGCCCGGCGCCGCCATCGCCATCATCGACGATCTGCTCGGCCCCTATGTCGTCGGCCGCTCGCCGCAGGATGTCGTGGTGATCCACGAGGATCTCTACGACCTGATGCGGGTGCGCGGCTACACGGGCGGCTTCTACCTCGATGCGCTCGCAGCGATCGACATCGCGCTCTGGGACCTCAACGCCCGCCTCGCCGATCGGCCTCTCGTCGCCATGCTCGGCGGCCGGCGGCACGAGCGGCTGCCGGCCTATGTCTCGGGCCTGCCCAAGCGTATGCGGGCGGAACGCGCCGATTTCGCAGCGGAATGGCAGGCAAAGGGCTTCGACAGCTTCAAATTCGCCGCGCCTGTCGCGGATGACGGCAATGTCGCCGAGATCGCGACGCTGCGCGAACGTCTCGGGCCTCAAGCTCGGATCGCCTGCGACATGCATTGGGTTCACACCGCCGAGGAGGCGGTCTCCGCCATCCGGGCGATGGAGCCGCACGGCCTCTGGTTCGCGGAGGCGCCGGTGAAGCCCGAGGATATCGACGGCCTCGCCCATGTCGCCGCCCGGGTCTCGACGCCGATTGCAGCCGGTGAGGAATGGCGCACCGTCTACGATCTGGTGCCGCGGGTGGCACGGCGCGCCTGCGCGATCATCCAGCCGGAGATGGGCCACAAGGGGGTCACCGAATTCATGCGCATCGGGCAGTATGCGCAGGCGCACAACCTCACCGTCATCCCGCACGCGACGATCGGCATGGGCCTGTTCATGGCCGCTAGCCTGCATGCCAGCGCGGCGCTTTCGGCGGTGGCCTGCCACGAATACCAGCACTCGATCTTCGAGCCGAACCGGCGCCTGCTCACCGGTGACATGGATTGCCGCGACGGCTTCTACAGCCTGCCGACCGGGCCGGGCCTCGGCGTCGCGCCCTCCGAGGAGGCGCTTCGCCTGCTTGTGAAACACTGACCGTAACCGCCGGACAACACGGCAGAAATACGAGAGGGAGAGACGTCATGAGGATGCCAGGCTGGAAACGGCTCGCCGCCGTTGGGCTCGTCGCGCTCTGCACAACGACGGCCCTGCCCGCACTCGCCCAGAACAAGGTGCTGAAATTCGTGTCCTGGCAGAAGGACGAGCGCGGCACCGGCGACTGGTGGGGCTCCGTCATCAAGGAGTTCGAAGCAACCCATCCGGGCGTCAAGATCGAATGGACGAAGGTCGAGCGTGGTGCCTTCGCCGACACCATGACGACGCTCTTCGCCGGCGGCCAGCCGCCGGACATCGTCCATCTCGCCTCCTTCGAGTTCCAGAAATTCGCCGACAATGGCTGGCTGGAGCCGCTCGACCCCTACATCAAGAGCGCCAAACTCGACCTGAAGGGCTGGGCCGGCCAGGACACCTGCGGCTGGAACAAGCAGACCGTCTGCGTGATGATGCTCTATTTCGGGTACTTCATGGCCTATAACGAAGAGCTCCTGAAGAAGGAGGGGCTCGAGGTCCCGAAGAACTACGCGGAATTCCTCGCGGCAGCCCGCAAGCTCACCAAGGACATCAACGGCGACGGCATCGTCGACCAGTTCGGCACCGGCCACGAGACCCGCGGCGGCGGCGGCCAGTACATGTCCGAGATGATGAACTATACGCTCGATGCCGGCGCGCGCTGGACCGATGAGAACGGCAAGGTCACGATCGACACGCCGCAGATGGTCGAAGGCCTCACCCGCTGGAAGACCATCGTCAAGGAGAGCCTGACGCCGCGCGATCTCGCCGCCGGCGAGGTCCGGCAGCTCTTCGCCGACGGCAAGATCGCGCTGAAGATGGACGGCCCCTGGCTCTGGCCGATCATCCAGAAGGGGAAGGCCAAGAACCAGATCAAGCTGAGCATGGTGCCGTTCAGCCCGCCGGTCGGCGGCTCCTCGAACGTGCTCGGCATCGCCTCGGAGGTCTCGGCCGAGAACAAGAAGCTCGCCTGGGATTTCATCGCGATCGCCACCTCCGACAAGTTCCAGTCGACCTATGCGACACTCGGCGCTTCGCCTCCGCCCGATCCGCGCGCCGACACCTCCGGCGCGAGCAAGGACACCCCGCATTTCGACCTGCTGGTGAAGGCGACCAAGGCGGCAGCCGACGCGAAGGTGGACCGCATCCCGAAGGGCCTGGAGCTGCAGTTCAACGAGTTCGCCAAGATGGTCATGGAAGAGAGCCAGCGCATGATCATCCAGGATCTGGACCCGAAGGTCGTCGCCGCGACGATGCAGAAGAAGGCCGAGGCGCTGCAGAAGCAGTGACGCTGTTTCCTTCTCCCCTTGCGGGAGAAGGTGGCGCGAAGCGCCGGATGAGGGGTCGCTCCGTCCTGCATCGTAGTGTCCGCCTTGGCGGACGCCAACATCGGCAGCGTCGCGCGACCCCTCACCCCAACCCTCTCCCGCAAGGGGAGAGGGGCTCTGTCGCGGAACGTGCGCCATATCCTGAAAGCCGAACCGATGCCCCGACCCGCCTTCCTCGATCTGGCCCGGCCGAGTCGGCGCCACTGGCTCGGCTACCTCCTGCTGCTGCCGGCGGTGCTGCTGATCGGGCTGATCATCGTCTATCCGCTATTCGTCTCGGTCGACCTCTCCTTCCAGAATGTCGGCATCCCGCGGCTCGACCAGCCGCGGCGTCCGTTCACGACGGCGAACTACGAGCGGCTCTTCACCTCACCGGAGTTCTGGAATGCGAGCTGGATCACCCTGAAGCTTGTGGTGATCGTCAGCTTCTTCTGCTTCCTGCTGGGGCTGGGCACGGCGCTGCTGGTCAACAACCGCTTCAGGGGCCAGTCGCTGGCGCGCCTTCTCGTCGCCCTGCCCTGGGCGGTGCCGGAGGTCGTGGCGGTCGTGATCTTCGCGTGGATCTTCGATTCCTCTTTCGGGCTGATGAACTGGGTCTTCATCAAGCTCGGGCTGATCAACACCACGATCAACTGGTTCTCCTCGCCGGAAGCCGCCTTCGCCGTCGTCTGCGTCACCATGATCTGGAAGGGCTACCCCTTCGTCTCGATCATGATGCTGGCCGGGCTGCAGTCGATCCCGGAGGATTTCTACAATGCGGCGCGCGTCGACGGCGCCAACGCCTGGCAGCGTCTGACCAATATCACATTGCCCTCGCTGATGCCGGTGCTCGGCGTCACGCTGATCCTGGTGATGCTGTGGGTCTTCCGCGATTTCTCGATCATCTACGTCATGACCGGCGGCGGGCCGCTCAAGGCGACGCAGACGCTCTCGATCATGACCTACGAGCAGGCCTTCGGCTTCTTCAAGATGGGCTACGCCTCGGCCGTCGGCGTCGTCACCCTGATCGTCTGCGTGATCGCGAGCCGCCTGCTGATGGGCCGCGCGCCCGAGACCGTGTGAGGAGCGCCCGATGAGAAGAAGCCTCCGCGGCAGTGCGCTGCTCTACACGGGTGTCGTGCTGACCTGCGCCCTCCTCGTCTTCCCGATCTACTGGCTCGTGGTCACGGCGCTGTCGACCCCGGCCGAGCTGCGCGCGCTGCCGCCCACCTTCTGGCCGAGCGCCCCGCGCTGGAACGTCTTCGCCGAAATCGTCCAGCAGCGCCCGATCCTGCTCTGGCTCGGCAACTCCATTCTGGCCGCCGCCGGCGCGGTGACGCTCTCGATGCTCGTCTCCGTGCTCGCCGGCTACAGCCTCTCGCGCTTCAAGCTGCGCGGCGGCCAGTCGCTCGGCCTGTTCATCCTCACCGCCAAGATGTTGCCGGCGACGCTCCTGGTCATTCCGCTCTTCGGCATCTTCCGGATGACCGGGATGATCGGCTCGCTCTGGTCGGTGATCCTCGCCCACGCCACCCTGATCGTGCCCTTCACCACCTGGATGCTGAAGGGCTATTTCGACACCATCCCGCGCGAACTCGAGCAGGCGGCGATGGTCGATGGCTGCTCGCCGCTCGGCGCGATGGTGAGGGTGATCCTTCCGGTCTCGGCGCCGGGCCTGGCCGCGACCGCGCTCTACGGCTTCGTCCTGTCCTGGTCGGACTACGCTTATGCCCGGACCTTCCTGACCAATGCCCAGACCAACTGGACGGCCAATCTCGGGCTGACGACGATGAAGGGCGAGTATGTCTCGAACTGGGCCGACATCTCGGCGGCCTCGCTCGTCGTCGCCCTGCCCGTCCTCCTGATCTATCTCTTCCTCGAACGCTACCTCGTCGGTGGGCTGACCGCCGGCGCGGAGAAGTGAGCGCACGCATGGCCGGCATCAGCATCGAA
It includes:
- a CDS encoding ABC transporter substrate-binding protein, with the translated sequence MTVSRRSVLGAGLAAPLLTSPFLSRPARAQRSSGIIRYGLSAFPPNLQPWVSTGASAGTVKMLIHRSLVAYDPKGELRGELAESWSRDAEGAWVFKLRKGCVFHNGEPVTADDVKWSIEQIAGEKSTAYMRAQFQLVERVEIPDPQTVRFVTKGPQATLPSWFANYNTFIIWRKSNPNEPIGAGPFRLVGQERGTSLELAAFDKFYKPGIPKLKGINFVVYADENLRNAALMSGDVDMIEYVPWQSMAAVESDPRLRLDTQEGPFMDVLFNGTKPPFNDPRVRRAVAHAVKREDIVKVAFFGRGKPLEGVPIVEGTPWYDKELAHGWNYDPARAKALLAEAGFASGFQTTLLATAQFGMHKDTAEIVQQYLAAIGIQAELQLPDWSTRVSRGSRGQYDIAIHGVSSDNNDPDGLTVVMDTSLSPSHGRSFKVEAPRTIAALAAGRAEFDQAKRVEIYREMQRAALEEVPLVGLAWRQQGYGMDKSVQGFTNLPGALSNSSGNMLEETYFG
- a CDS encoding GntR family transcriptional regulator; protein product: MTMIEPEEAAASRSKPTRERVYLYVREQILRGRFPGGSFVEEEEISSALGVSRTPVREAFHRLEAERFIDLLPRRGALVRQVTAQELLDLYEARRMIEGHAISRICREEIPLPADMQAILDELERMPQDDYFNRVELNRQFHFVMVAAVGNIVLSELYQSLGARQQRVAMTAIHTDPTRIARISKEHHALIAALTEWDEEKALAILEQHLRPIVGVVSRLPD
- a CDS encoding dihydrodipicolinate synthase family protein: MSMNLNGILPVLPTPFSAAGTIDPGAMARITAFALDVGATGVVFPGFASEVDNLTAEERETLLREVVRVVAGRIPVVAGASAPSAEEAAGHARRARALGIAHVMIQAPKSVGVDKAAVAAFYREIAEAVPGIEIVLQNAPAPRGSDLKPDVLLEIISGNSAITYLKEETIPAGPAISAILADKPAHLKGVIGGGGARYIIDEYVRGACGAMPAAEFTDVHVALDRAFRSGAVEAARDLYTRTLPLLLIQANLRMAFTKYVLTRRGILTNHICRAPLPAFDAVDRSEIDAWLGRVADLLVPAASLQAAE
- a CDS encoding mandelate racemase/muconate lactonizing enzyme family protein is translated as MAERVAKVEVYTLTIPRETVYLGDPRPGESVNEKGYIVRKGNRTVYPTMDRTVVVRLETSGGLVGWGETYGIVAPGAAIAIIDDLLGPYVVGRSPQDVVVIHEDLYDLMRVRGYTGGFYLDALAAIDIALWDLNARLADRPLVAMLGGRRHERLPAYVSGLPKRMRAERADFAAEWQAKGFDSFKFAAPVADDGNVAEIATLRERLGPQARIACDMHWVHTAEEAVSAIRAMEPHGLWFAEAPVKPEDIDGLAHVAARVSTPIAAGEEWRTVYDLVPRVARRACAIIQPEMGHKGVTEFMRIGQYAQAHNLTVIPHATIGMGLFMAASLHASAALSAVACHEYQHSIFEPNRRLLTGDMDCRDGFYSLPTGPGLGVAPSEEALRLLVKH
- a CDS encoding sugar ABC transporter substrate-binding protein codes for the protein MRMPGWKRLAAVGLVALCTTTALPALAQNKVLKFVSWQKDERGTGDWWGSVIKEFEATHPGVKIEWTKVERGAFADTMTTLFAGGQPPDIVHLASFEFQKFADNGWLEPLDPYIKSAKLDLKGWAGQDTCGWNKQTVCVMMLYFGYFMAYNEELLKKEGLEVPKNYAEFLAAARKLTKDINGDGIVDQFGTGHETRGGGGQYMSEMMNYTLDAGARWTDENGKVTIDTPQMVEGLTRWKTIVKESLTPRDLAAGEVRQLFADGKIALKMDGPWLWPIIQKGKAKNQIKLSMVPFSPPVGGSSNVLGIASEVSAENKKLAWDFIAIATSDKFQSTYATLGASPPPDPRADTSGASKDTPHFDLLVKATKAAADAKVDRIPKGLELQFNEFAKMVMEESQRMIIQDLDPKVVAATMQKKAEALQKQ
- a CDS encoding sugar ABC transporter permease, giving the protein MPRPAFLDLARPSRRHWLGYLLLLPAVLLIGLIIVYPLFVSVDLSFQNVGIPRLDQPRRPFTTANYERLFTSPEFWNASWITLKLVVIVSFFCFLLGLGTALLVNNRFRGQSLARLLVALPWAVPEVVAVVIFAWIFDSSFGLMNWVFIKLGLINTTINWFSSPEAAFAVVCVTMIWKGYPFVSIMMLAGLQSIPEDFYNAARVDGANAWQRLTNITLPSLMPVLGVTLILVMLWVFRDFSIIYVMTGGGPLKATQTLSIMTYEQAFGFFKMGYASAVGVVTLIVCVIASRLLMGRAPETV
- a CDS encoding carbohydrate ABC transporter permease — translated: MRRSLRGSALLYTGVVLTCALLVFPIYWLVVTALSTPAELRALPPTFWPSAPRWNVFAEIVQQRPILLWLGNSILAAAGAVTLSMLVSVLAGYSLSRFKLRGGQSLGLFILTAKMLPATLLVIPLFGIFRMTGMIGSLWSVILAHATLIVPFTTWMLKGYFDTIPRELEQAAMVDGCSPLGAMVRVILPVSAPGLAATALYGFVLSWSDYAYARTFLTNAQTNWTANLGLTTMKGEYVSNWADISAASLVVALPVLLIYLFLERYLVGGLTAGAEK